A stretch of Sphingomonas sp. JUb134 DNA encodes these proteins:
- the mnmG gene encoding tRNA uridine-5-carboxymethylaminomethyl(34) synthesis enzyme MnmG, which yields MSPFDVIVVGGGHAGTEAAAAAARRGARTALLSFNLAKLGAMSCNPAIGGLGKGHIVREVDAFDGLIARAADQAAIHYRMLNRSKGAAVQGPRVQADRIRYAAAIQAMLRAQPNLTLVEGEAQELLVQQGHVAGLLLADGTRLSARAVVLATGTFLGGRIFRGEEREEGGRVGERAATVMGVQLRDLGLPMERLKTGTPPRLDGRTIDWAALDEQPSDAEPWTMSPMQSGRVLPQLFCAVSRTTEETHAIIRSGLDRSPLFSGAIGAPGPRYCPSIEDKVHRFGDRDGHQIFLEPEGLDTPLVYPNGISTSLPVDVQEAMIRSIPGLSHTRIVTPGYAVEYDYVDPRALDPRLALGAMPGLFCAGQINGTTGYEEAAGQGLVAGANAAAYACDLVPLLLDRASSYIGVMVDDLVLQGVSEPYRMLTARAEYRLTLRADNAPTRLSATAEEAGLLGPERLAWVRARVGARAELEQRFDIRLSASMVAANGGQVSQDGAVRSVREWLRFPGVALEQLLPEGLEATPDALLAEAVEDARYAPYIERQQAELAEMRANDHIHLPEDFSYAAVPGLSAEMVQRLSTARPTTLGAASRVRGVTPAALAAVLVHARKVVA from the coding sequence ATGTCTCCATTCGATGTGATCGTGGTGGGCGGCGGGCACGCCGGCACCGAGGCCGCAGCCGCGGCCGCCCGTCGTGGCGCGCGCACGGCGCTGCTGAGCTTCAACCTCGCCAAGCTTGGGGCCATGTCATGCAACCCGGCAATCGGCGGGTTGGGCAAGGGCCACATCGTCCGGGAGGTCGACGCGTTCGACGGGCTGATCGCGCGCGCGGCCGATCAGGCGGCAATTCACTACCGGATGCTCAACCGCAGCAAGGGTGCTGCCGTGCAGGGTCCGCGCGTCCAAGCCGACCGTATTCGCTACGCGGCGGCGATTCAGGCGATGCTTCGTGCGCAGCCGAACCTGACCTTGGTCGAGGGCGAGGCTCAAGAGTTGCTCGTACAGCAGGGGCACGTTGCCGGCCTGTTGCTTGCCGATGGCACGCGGCTGAGTGCGCGCGCGGTGGTGCTCGCGACGGGGACGTTCCTGGGCGGGCGGATCTTTCGCGGGGAAGAGCGCGAGGAGGGCGGCCGCGTCGGGGAACGTGCGGCGACCGTCATGGGCGTGCAGCTGCGCGACCTCGGTTTACCGATGGAACGGTTGAAGACCGGCACCCCGCCACGGCTCGATGGCCGTACGATCGACTGGGCGGCGCTCGACGAACAGCCGTCGGATGCCGAGCCTTGGACCATGTCGCCGATGCAGTCCGGCCGGGTGCTGCCGCAGCTGTTCTGTGCGGTCAGCCGCACGACCGAAGAGACACATGCGATCATTCGGAGCGGTCTGGATCGATCGCCGCTGTTCAGTGGCGCGATCGGGGCGCCAGGTCCGCGCTACTGCCCCTCGATCGAGGACAAGGTGCATCGCTTCGGCGATCGGGACGGGCACCAGATCTTCCTGGAGCCGGAAGGGCTCGACACCCCCCTGGTGTATCCGAACGGCATTTCGACGTCGCTGCCGGTCGATGTGCAGGAGGCGATGATCCGGAGCATTCCGGGGCTGTCGCATACCCGCATCGTCACCCCCGGCTATGCGGTCGAATATGACTATGTCGATCCACGCGCCCTCGATCCACGGCTGGCTCTCGGAGCGATGCCGGGGCTCTTCTGTGCCGGGCAGATCAATGGCACCACCGGCTATGAGGAGGCTGCGGGGCAGGGGCTGGTAGCCGGCGCCAACGCGGCTGCCTATGCTTGCGATTTGGTGCCGCTGCTGCTCGATCGCGCGTCCAGCTACATCGGCGTGATGGTGGATGACCTGGTGCTCCAGGGCGTGAGCGAACCCTATCGTATGCTCACGGCGCGCGCCGAGTATCGGCTGACCCTGCGCGCCGACAACGCCCCGACGCGCCTCTCAGCAACCGCGGAGGAGGCGGGTCTGTTGGGACCGGAACGGCTCGCCTGGGTACGTGCCCGTGTCGGGGCACGCGCGGAGCTGGAGCAGCGCTTCGACATTCGGCTCTCAGCGAGCATGGTTGCAGCGAATGGCGGGCAGGTGAGCCAGGACGGCGCCGTGCGCAGCGTTCGTGAATGGCTGCGCTTCCCCGGCGTTGCGCTCGAGCAACTGCTGCCGGAGGGACTTGAGGCAACTCCCGACGCGTTGCTCGCGGAAGCCGTCGAAGACGCGCGCTATGCCCCGTACATCGAGCGGCAGCAGGCGGAGCTCGCGGAGATGCGGGCCAATGACCACATCCATCTGCCCGAAGACTTCAGCTATGCGGCGGTGCCCGGGTTGTCGGCCGAAATGGTGCAACGTCTGTCGACCGCCCGACCCACGACTCTGGGTGCCGCGTCGCGCGTGCGCGGGGTGACGCCCGCGGCGCTTGCTGCGGTGCTGGTCCATGCCCGGAAGGTGGTTGCGTGA
- a CDS encoding ParB/RepB/Spo0J family partition protein, with protein sequence MTDNTAPARKPRPGLGRGLSSLLGDSTREAPVSGVERQPSGVRLLSVTAMVPHPDQPRRHFDEAALDDLAASIALRGLIQPIVVRPHGKEYQIVAGERRWRAAQRARLHEVPVLVRELSDAETMEIALVENIQRQDLNAIEEADAYRKLIGEFGHTQDALAKLVHKSRSHIANLLRLLDLPAPVQQLVVTQQLSMGHARAIIGAPDPEALADRVIAKGLSVRETERLAREAKPQPLGGAQPRGSRGGGNATDGDADILALEQQLGDALGLNVRIAHGEKGGTLTISYSTLDQLDMVCQRLSGDVI encoded by the coding sequence ATGACCGACAACACTGCACCCGCCCGCAAGCCGCGCCCGGGGCTTGGCCGCGGGCTGAGTTCGCTGCTGGGAGACAGCACGCGTGAGGCACCGGTCTCCGGCGTGGAGCGTCAGCCGAGCGGCGTTCGGCTGCTTTCCGTAACGGCGATGGTCCCGCATCCCGATCAGCCGCGGCGGCACTTCGACGAAGCGGCCCTTGATGATCTGGCCGCCTCGATTGCGTTGCGAGGCCTGATCCAGCCCATCGTCGTGCGACCGCACGGCAAGGAATATCAGATCGTCGCCGGCGAGCGCCGCTGGCGCGCGGCGCAGCGAGCCCGGCTCCATGAGGTTCCGGTGCTGGTGCGGGAACTGAGCGACGCAGAGACGATGGAAATCGCTCTCGTCGAGAACATCCAGCGGCAGGATCTCAACGCAATCGAAGAGGCGGACGCCTATCGCAAGCTGATCGGCGAGTTCGGCCATACCCAGGATGCGCTGGCGAAGCTGGTGCACAAGTCGCGCAGCCACATTGCGAACCTGCTGCGGCTGCTCGATTTGCCGGCACCGGTGCAGCAGCTGGTGGTGACCCAGCAGCTGAGCATGGGCCACGCGCGCGCGATCATCGGTGCGCCCGATCCGGAAGCGCTAGCCGATCGCGTGATCGCCAAGGGCCTGTCGGTGCGCGAAACCGAACGGCTCGCCCGTGAAGCCAAGCCACAGCCGCTCGGCGGCGCGCAGCCGCGGGGCAGCCGGGGCGGCGGCAACGCAACGGACGGGGACGCGGACATCCTGGCGCTCGAGCAGCAGCTGGGCGACGCGCTCGGCCTCAACGTGCGCATCGCGCATGGGGAGAAGGGCGGCACGCTGACGATCAGCTATTCGACCCTCGACCAGCTCGACATGGTCTGCCAGCGGCTGAGCGGCGACGTGATCTGA
- a CDS encoding LolA family protein codes for MIWRRPIRFLAPAAAIALAAPVAVHAQAPVTLATVQQHLAQTNSMTAAFTQTDRAGKVLTGTLTLKKPGKIRFQYEKGVPILVVSDGKSLYFLDYQVGQKQRWPIGNSPLGILLDPSRDASRYARVLPESDSRVVSVEAYDPKHPEYGRITLIFARNASAPAGLMLQGWVTLDAQNNRTTIRLSDQRFNVPVADSAFRFNEPRRGTNRR; via the coding sequence ATGATCTGGAGACGACCCATTCGCTTTCTCGCCCCCGCCGCCGCGATCGCGCTTGCCGCGCCCGTCGCCGTGCACGCGCAGGCCCCTGTCACGCTCGCGACCGTGCAGCAGCATCTGGCGCAGACCAACTCGATGACGGCCGCGTTCACCCAGACCGACCGCGCGGGCAAGGTGCTGACCGGAACGCTGACGCTCAAGAAGCCCGGCAAGATCCGCTTCCAATATGAAAAGGGCGTGCCGATCCTGGTGGTTTCGGATGGCAAGTCCCTCTATTTCCTGGATTATCAGGTCGGACAGAAGCAGCGTTGGCCGATCGGGAACTCGCCGCTCGGCATCCTGCTCGATCCGTCCCGTGATGCGTCGCGCTATGCCCGCGTGCTTCCGGAGAGCGACTCGCGGGTCGTGAGCGTCGAGGCCTATGATCCCAAGCATCCGGAATATGGTCGAATTACCCTGATCTTCGCGCGCAACGCCTCGGCACCCGCCGGGCTGATGCTCCAGGGCTGGGTGACGCTCGACGCGCAGAACAACCGCACGACGATCCGCCTTTCCGACCAGCGGTTCAACGTGCCGGTCGCGGACAGCGCCTTCCGCTTCAACGAACCGCGCCGCGGCACCAACCGCCGCTGA
- a CDS encoding FtsK/SpoIIIE family DNA translocase — MASQAQPMVWRDAMRAGAVRSGAMIGAAALFVLMLLVAVALVTYHPSDPSLNTAAGAIIGNRVGAPGAYVADLLLTVFGVAVGLLIPLGIIIAIRLWRDVPVGRWGAMLRDCVLGIALMGTALSFVSHEAVTALPGGWGGVVGWSLASLLQGLIRLIPDATAVLWTQRVVGLLVGIAGVVLWGRGMTIELPAGALRLPRRSAAADLVDGEDDDEAMPLASSRRIALDPEDEDLPFEPKPRKLAEPERRPPPTIEDRVAAPSPAAQPKSTQQSLDLRDNFELPSIELLAPPPPNSGPSVDKAALERNARLLESVLDDFNVKGSIVKVSPGPVVTMYELEPAPGIKASRVIQLADDIARNMSAISARVATIPGRTVIGIELPNARRETVNLHELMASQSFADQNAQLPIVLGKNIAGDPVVADLAPMPHLLVAGTTGSGKSVGLNCMILSLLYRLTPNQCRMIMIDPKMLELSMYKGIPHLLADVVTDPPKAVRALKWAVETMEDRYRMMASVNVRSLGSFNEKVRAAKAKGQKLGRKVQTGYHPETGQPMYEEETLDLQPLPQIVVIVDELADLMMTAGKEVEFLIQRLAQKARAAGIHLIMATQRPSVDVITGVIKANLPTRISFHVTSKIDSRTILGEQGAEQLLGRGDMLYMPGGKQLARVHGPFVSDDEVQAVADFWRSQGEPDYIDAVTNDPGEDGGFSLDGAPTGDDSPEDQLYRKACQLVAESQKASTSWLQRQLRVGYNSAARLIERMEKEGLVSRPDHVGRREVLMDPDGRPLA; from the coding sequence GCGCTGTTCGTGCTGATGCTGCTCGTCGCGGTGGCGCTGGTCACCTATCACCCGAGCGACCCGTCGCTGAACACCGCCGCCGGTGCCATCATCGGCAATCGCGTGGGCGCGCCCGGTGCCTATGTCGCGGACCTGCTGCTGACGGTGTTCGGCGTGGCCGTCGGGCTGCTGATTCCGCTCGGCATCATCATCGCGATCCGGCTGTGGCGCGACGTGCCCGTCGGCCGCTGGGGCGCGATGCTGCGCGATTGCGTGCTGGGCATCGCGCTGATGGGCACCGCCCTCTCCTTCGTCTCGCACGAGGCGGTGACGGCGCTCCCGGGCGGCTGGGGCGGCGTGGTCGGCTGGTCGCTCGCCTCGCTCCTCCAGGGGCTGATCCGCCTCATTCCCGATGCCACGGCAGTGTTGTGGACCCAGCGGGTCGTAGGCCTTCTGGTCGGCATCGCAGGGGTGGTGCTGTGGGGCCGCGGCATGACGATCGAGCTGCCCGCCGGCGCGCTCCGCCTGCCCCGCCGCAGCGCCGCCGCCGACCTGGTCGACGGCGAGGACGACGACGAGGCGATGCCGCTCGCCAGCAGCCGCCGCATCGCGCTCGATCCCGAAGACGAGGATCTTCCGTTCGAACCCAAGCCGCGCAAGCTCGCGGAGCCTGAGCGCCGCCCGCCGCCGACGATCGAGGACCGCGTCGCCGCGCCCTCGCCGGCCGCACAGCCCAAGTCCACGCAGCAGTCGCTCGACCTGCGCGACAATTTCGAGCTGCCCTCGATCGAGCTGCTCGCCCCACCCCCGCCCAACAGCGGCCCCTCGGTGGACAAGGCGGCACTGGAGCGCAACGCACGCCTGCTCGAGAGCGTGCTCGACGACTTCAACGTCAAGGGCTCGATCGTGAAGGTCTCGCCCGGCCCCGTCGTCACCATGTACGAGCTGGAACCGGCGCCGGGCATCAAGGCGAGCCGCGTGATCCAGCTCGCTGACGACATCGCCCGCAACATGTCGGCGATCTCGGCACGCGTCGCCACCATCCCCGGCCGCACCGTGATCGGCATCGAGCTGCCGAACGCGCGCCGCGAGACGGTGAACCTGCACGAGCTGATGGCGAGCCAGAGCTTCGCCGACCAGAATGCGCAGCTGCCGATCGTGCTGGGCAAGAACATCGCCGGCGACCCCGTCGTCGCCGATCTCGCGCCGATGCCGCACCTGCTGGTCGCCGGCACCACCGGCTCGGGCAAGTCCGTCGGCCTGAACTGCATGATCCTGTCGCTGCTCTACCGGCTGACGCCCAATCAGTGCCGCATGATCATGATCGACCCGAAGATGCTGGAACTCAGCATGTACAAGGGCATCCCCCACCTGCTCGCCGACGTGGTGACCGATCCGCCCAAGGCGGTGCGCGCGCTCAAATGGGCGGTCGAGACGATGGAGGACCGCTATCGCATGATGGCGTCGGTCAACGTCCGTTCGCTGGGCAGCTTCAACGAAAAGGTCCGCGCCGCCAAGGCCAAGGGGCAGAAGCTCGGCCGCAAGGTGCAGACCGGCTATCACCCCGAAACCGGTCAGCCGATGTACGAGGAAGAGACGCTCGACCTGCAGCCGCTGCCGCAGATCGTCGTGATCGTCGACGAGCTCGCCGACCTGATGATGACGGCCGGCAAGGAGGTCGAGTTCCTCATCCAGCGGCTCGCGCAAAAGGCCCGCGCGGCCGGCATCCACCTGATCATGGCGACGCAGCGCCCCTCGGTCGACGTCATCACCGGCGTCATCAAGGCGAACCTGCCGACCCGAATCTCCTTCCACGTCACCTCGAAGATCGACTCGCGTACCATCCTGGGCGAACAGGGCGCCGAGCAGCTGCTGGGCCGCGGCGACATGCTCTACATGCCGGGCGGCAAGCAGCTGGCGCGCGTCCACGGCCCGTTCGTGTCGGACGACGAGGTGCAGGCCGTGGCCGACTTCTGGCGCTCGCAGGGCGAGCCCGATTACATTGACGCAGTCACCAACGATCCCGGCGAGGACGGCGGCTTCAGCCTCGATGGTGCCCCCACCGGCGACGACAGCCCCGAGGATCAGCTCTATCGCAAAGCCTGCCAGCTCGTAGCCGAGAGCCAGAAGGCCTCGACCTCCTGGCTGCAGCGCCAGTTGCGCGTCGGCTACAACTCGGCCGCCCGCCTCATCGAGCGGATGGAGAAGGAAGGGCTCGTCTCGCGTCCGGACCATGTCGGCCGGCGCGAGGTGCTGATGGATCCGGACGGCAGGCCGCTGGCCTGA
- the rsmG gene encoding 16S rRNA (guanine(527)-N(7))-methyltransferase RsmG, with the protein MTEDEARSWFADRYDAARVERVARFLEIVREESGRQNLVAASTLPKLWFRHGLDSAQLVELAERREGLWIDIGTGGGFPGMVVAILRDSPTLLVEPRQKRASFLRDAADALGLSNVRVEQKRAESVAPQPPAAIVSARAVAALPALFGGAAHLTNRETLWLLPKGRSARSEVEALTGSWQGLFHVEHSLTDPESLIVIARGITPA; encoded by the coding sequence ATGACCGAAGACGAAGCCCGCAGCTGGTTCGCCGACCGCTATGACGCCGCGCGCGTGGAGCGCGTCGCACGCTTTCTGGAGATCGTGCGCGAGGAGAGCGGGCGGCAGAATTTGGTGGCCGCATCCACGCTTCCGAAACTGTGGTTCCGCCACGGCTTGGACTCCGCGCAGCTGGTCGAACTGGCCGAACGCAGGGAAGGGCTCTGGATCGACATCGGCACGGGGGGCGGTTTCCCCGGCATGGTGGTGGCGATCCTGCGGGACTCGCCGACGCTGCTCGTCGAGCCGCGGCAGAAGCGCGCGAGCTTCCTGCGGGACGCTGCCGATGCGCTGGGCCTGTCGAATGTTCGGGTCGAACAGAAGCGGGCAGAGAGCGTCGCGCCGCAGCCACCGGCAGCGATCGTCAGCGCGCGTGCGGTCGCAGCACTGCCGGCGTTGTTCGGTGGTGCGGCGCACCTGACCAATCGAGAAACGTTGTGGCTGCTGCCGAAAGGGCGATCAGCACGATCCGAGGTGGAAGCCTTAACCGGTTCATGGCAAGGTCTGTTTCACGTGGAACACAGCCTCACCGATCCGGAATCGCTCATCGTGATTGCACGCGGGATTACCCCAGCATGA
- a CDS encoding DUF6489 family protein, whose protein sequence is MKINVEVDCTPEEARRAMGLPDFTPVHERYVAMLSESLEKGASPEMLDTLMRHWAPMGEAGMSFWRKMFETASRSG, encoded by the coding sequence GTGAAGATCAACGTCGAGGTGGATTGCACGCCGGAAGAGGCGCGGCGGGCCATGGGCTTGCCGGACTTCACACCGGTGCACGAGCGCTATGTCGCGATGCTGAGCGAGTCGCTCGAAAAGGGCGCGAGTCCGGAAATGCTGGACACGCTGATGCGCCATTGGGCACCGATGGGGGAGGCCGGCATGAGCTTCTGGCGCAAGATGTTCGAAACGGCGAGCCGATCCGGCTGA
- a CDS encoding exodeoxyribonuclease III, with amino-acid sequence MTAPLSIASWNINSVRFRMEIVERFLREISPDILCLQETKVVNEDFPHAPFRALGYTHIAINGQRMHHGVAILSRVPLVEDDRLDWQANGEARHIGVRLENGLRLENVYIPAGGDVPDRAVNPKFGQKLDFLERMTRWSEGLSGIPTLLVGDFNVAPLESDVWSHKALLDVVSHTPIEIEALARLQAANDWVDLGRHFAPAPERLFTWWSYRAKDWAASDRGRRLDHMWASRDVAAKATGHKVFEHCRSWLKPSDHIPILTEFAL; translated from the coding sequence ATGACTGCGCCTCTTTCGATCGCCTCCTGGAACATCAACTCGGTTCGTTTCCGGATGGAGATCGTCGAGCGGTTCCTGCGGGAAATCTCGCCCGACATCCTGTGCCTTCAGGAAACCAAGGTGGTGAACGAGGACTTCCCGCACGCGCCGTTCCGGGCGCTCGGCTACACCCATATCGCGATCAACGGCCAGCGGATGCACCATGGCGTCGCGATCCTCAGCCGCGTGCCGCTGGTGGAGGACGACCGGCTCGACTGGCAGGCCAATGGTGAGGCGCGGCACATCGGCGTGCGCCTGGAAAACGGTCTCCGGCTCGAGAACGTCTACATCCCCGCCGGCGGTGACGTGCCGGACCGCGCGGTGAACCCCAAGTTCGGCCAGAAGCTCGACTTCCTGGAGCGGATGACGCGCTGGTCGGAAGGCCTGTCGGGCATTCCCACGCTGCTGGTCGGCGACTTCAACGTCGCCCCGCTCGAAAGCGACGTCTGGAGCCACAAGGCGCTCCTCGACGTGGTGAGCCATACGCCGATCGAGATCGAGGCGCTGGCCCGCTTACAGGCGGCAAACGACTGGGTGGATCTCGGTCGCCACTTCGCACCGGCCCCTGAGCGGCTGTTCACCTGGTGGAGCTATCGCGCAAAGGATTGGGCAGCTTCCGATCGCGGCCGCCGGCTCGATCACATGTGGGCGAGCCGCGACGTCGCCGCCAAGGCAACCGGCCACAAGGTCTTCGAGCATTGCCGCAGCTGGCTGAAGCCCAGCGACCATATCCCGATCCTCACCGAGTTCGCGCTTTGA
- the ribA gene encoding GTP cyclohydrolase II, translating into MTDPRAVARAIDALRRGWPVAVLGADAAVTVLAIETADPLRLAAFDPDETASVLLSAGRAATLKLANQRDAAVPDAPVLVERAPWLDFAAATALADPQLDLATPLKGPFRAIPLPSPDAAQTALQLARLAGVLPAFFLRLGQETGAEAVTPADVAAHEDPARLAIATRARLPVAGAEMAEIVAFRTPESPGEHIALLIGTPNGQPPLVRLHSECLTGDALGSLKCDCGPQLDAAIAAIAESGWGILLYLRQEGRGIGLVNKLRAYALQDQGFDTVDANTRLGFAIDARDFRTAGRMLQLLGQRQIRLLTNNPAKVAALEAAGVTVTERVRHALPPNPHNERYLATKRDRTGHQL; encoded by the coding sequence TTGACCGACCCCCGCGCCGTTGCCCGCGCGATCGATGCCCTGCGTCGGGGCTGGCCCGTGGCGGTCCTCGGCGCGGATGCTGCCGTCACCGTGCTCGCGATCGAGACCGCCGACCCGTTGCGGCTCGCCGCCTTCGATCCGGACGAAACGGCGTCGGTGCTGCTTTCCGCCGGTCGTGCCGCCACGCTGAAGCTCGCCAACCAGCGCGACGCCGCCGTTCCGGATGCGCCGGTGCTGGTCGAGCGCGCACCGTGGCTCGACTTCGCGGCCGCGACCGCGCTTGCCGATCCGCAGCTCGACCTTGCAACACCCCTCAAGGGGCCTTTTCGCGCGATCCCGCTCCCTTCACCTGATGCGGCGCAGACCGCGTTGCAGCTCGCGCGGCTGGCGGGGGTGCTGCCCGCCTTCTTCCTTCGTTTAGGCCAGGAGACCGGCGCGGAAGCCGTGACGCCCGCGGACGTCGCGGCGCATGAGGACCCCGCCCGGCTCGCCATCGCGACCCGCGCGCGCCTGCCGGTCGCCGGTGCGGAGATGGCCGAGATCGTCGCCTTCCGGACGCCGGAATCCCCCGGCGAGCATATCGCGCTGCTGATCGGCACGCCCAATGGTCAGCCGCCGCTGGTGCGGCTGCACAGCGAATGCCTGACCGGGGATGCGCTCGGCAGCCTCAAGTGCGACTGCGGCCCCCAGCTGGACGCGGCGATCGCCGCCATTGCGGAGAGTGGCTGGGGAATCCTGCTGTATCTGCGCCAGGAAGGACGCGGCATCGGCCTGGTCAACAAGCTGCGTGCCTATGCACTTCAGGACCAGGGGTTCGACACGGTGGACGCCAACACGCGGCTTGGCTTTGCCATCGACGCCCGGGATTTCCGCACCGCCGGACGCATGCTCCAGTTGCTCGGCCAGCGGCAGATCCGCCTGCTGACCAACAATCCGGCCAAGGTTGCCGCGCTCGAGGCCGCCGGCGTCACGGTCACCGAGCGCGTACGCCATGCGCTCCCGCCCAATCCCCACAACGAACGCTATCTCGCCACCAAACGCGACCGCACCGGTCACCAGCTCTAG
- the mnmE gene encoding tRNA uridine-5-carboxymethylaminomethyl(34) synthesis GTPase MnmE, with product MDTIFAVSSGQPPAAIALLRISGPNAVAAAEALAGTLPPPRRAGLRALRDPADGGLLDRALLLWFPGPHTATGEDLVELHLHGGRAVVQAVQACLARQPGLRPAEAGEFTRRALANGRLDLSEAEGLGDLLMAETEAQRRAALATAEGAVRRQVESWQARLLMLAAQVEAMLDHADEDDVADDLGALQDVRSGVEALGAELAEVLAAPPVERLRDGIRVVLAGPPNSGKSTLLNALVDREAAIVSPIAGTTRDRIEAAVVRNGVAWLLTDTAGLAERTDDPIERIGIARAEEAMRSADLLLWLADEPAPAIEGVEVLALHPRADVPGRAEVPPGRIGLSVAQGWGIAELWSEMERRVRGLLPREDMLALNRRQRDLLRDAADALGDAAAHHDPLLLAEEMRRARAAFDRVTGRADVEGVLDALFGRFCIGK from the coding sequence ATGGATACGATTTTTGCGGTTTCCAGCGGCCAGCCTCCGGCCGCGATCGCGCTGCTTCGGATAAGCGGGCCGAATGCCGTCGCTGCGGCGGAGGCGCTGGCAGGCACGCTGCCGCCACCGCGCCGCGCAGGGCTGCGGGCGTTGCGCGACCCGGCCGATGGCGGGTTGCTGGATCGTGCGCTGCTGCTGTGGTTCCCGGGACCGCACACCGCGACCGGCGAGGACCTGGTGGAGCTGCACCTGCACGGCGGGCGCGCAGTGGTGCAGGCCGTCCAAGCCTGCCTTGCCCGCCAGCCCGGACTGCGACCGGCGGAGGCGGGGGAGTTCACGCGTCGTGCGCTTGCCAACGGCCGCTTGGATCTGAGCGAGGCCGAGGGGCTGGGCGACCTGCTGATGGCCGAGACGGAGGCGCAGCGCCGCGCCGCGCTTGCCACTGCGGAAGGCGCGGTACGGCGGCAGGTGGAGAGTTGGCAGGCACGCCTGCTGATGCTCGCTGCGCAGGTCGAAGCGATGCTCGATCATGCCGATGAAGACGACGTTGCCGACGATCTCGGTGCCCTTCAGGATGTCCGCTCAGGGGTCGAGGCGCTGGGTGCCGAGCTGGCCGAGGTGCTCGCAGCCCCCCCGGTGGAGCGCCTGCGCGACGGCATCCGGGTCGTGCTCGCGGGGCCGCCCAACAGTGGCAAGTCGACGCTGCTGAACGCACTTGTCGATCGCGAGGCGGCGATCGTTTCCCCAATCGCGGGCACCACGCGGGACCGTATCGAAGCGGCGGTGGTGCGCAACGGGGTCGCTTGGCTGCTGACCGATACGGCCGGGCTGGCAGAGCGGACGGACGATCCGATCGAGCGGATCGGCATCGCGCGGGCGGAGGAGGCGATGCGCAGCGCCGATCTGCTGCTGTGGCTTGCCGACGAGCCGGCGCCAGCGATCGAAGGGGTCGAGGTACTGGCACTCCATCCGCGTGCCGACGTGCCCGGGCGAGCGGAGGTACCCCCGGGCCGCATCGGCCTTTCGGTTGCGCAGGGTTGGGGCATCGCCGAGCTCTGGTCGGAGATGGAGCGTAGGGTCCGCGGGCTGCTGCCGCGCGAGGACATGCTGGCGCTCAATCGGCGGCAGCGGGATCTGCTCCGCGATGCTGCAGATGCGCTCGGCGATGCTGCTGCGCACCATGATCCGCTGCTGCTTGCCGAGGAGATGCGCCGGGCACGCGCGGCGTTTGATCGCGTGACAGGCCGGGCGGATGTCGAGGGCGTGCTCGACGCACTGTTCGGACGGTTCTGCATCGGCAAGTGA
- a CDS encoding ParA family protein produces MICITIANQKGGVGKTTTAINVGTALAATGLRVLLLDLDPQGNASTGLGIGRNDRERSTYDLLLGDTSLQEAAIPTQVPLLDIVPATVDLSGAEIELIEFDARTHRLDRALQRGGERWDVILVDCPPSLGLLTVNAMVAAHALLVPLQCEFFALEGLSQLLTTVEQIRGRFNPGLSILGVVLTMYDRRNRLTDQVSDDVRSVLGKVVFDTVIPRNVRLSEAPSHGMPALIYDHRCAGSEAYIALAREVIGRLPKLAEAA; encoded by the coding sequence ATGATCTGCATCACCATCGCCAACCAGAAGGGCGGCGTCGGCAAGACGACGACTGCCATCAACGTCGGAACGGCGCTCGCCGCCACGGGACTCCGGGTCCTGCTGCTCGACCTTGACCCGCAGGGCAACGCCTCGACCGGGCTCGGCATCGGGCGCAACGATCGTGAGCGATCGACCTACGACCTGCTGCTCGGCGATACGAGCCTTCAGGAAGCGGCGATCCCGACCCAGGTTCCGCTCCTCGACATCGTTCCGGCGACGGTCGATCTGTCGGGTGCGGAGATCGAACTGATCGAATTCGACGCACGCACGCACCGTCTCGATCGCGCGCTGCAACGCGGTGGCGAGCGCTGGGACGTGATCCTCGTCGATTGCCCGCCTTCCCTGGGACTGCTCACCGTCAACGCGATGGTCGCTGCGCACGCCCTCTTGGTGCCGCTGCAATGCGAGTTCTTTGCGCTCGAAGGGCTCAGCCAGCTGCTCACCACCGTCGAGCAGATCCGGGGCCGCTTCAATCCGGGCCTGTCGATTCTGGGCGTGGTGCTGACGATGTACGATCGCCGCAACCGCCTTACCGACCAGGTATCGGACGACGTTCGCTCGGTGCTCGGCAAGGTCGTGTTCGACACGGTGATCCCGCGCAACGTCCGCCTGTCGGAAGCACCCAGCCACGGCATGCCGGCGCTGATCTACGATCATCGCTGCGCCGGCTCCGAAGCCTATATCGCCCTGGCACGCGAAGTGATCGGTCGCTTGCCCAAGCTCGCGGAGGCCGCATGA